In Fusarium oxysporum f. sp. lycopersici 4287 chromosome 2, whole genome shotgun sequence, a genomic segment contains:
- a CDS encoding 6-phosphofructokinase — protein MAPKKKIAVMTSGGDSPGMNAAVRAVVRMSLHMGCDAYCVYEGYEGLVQGGDFIRQMQWNDVRGYLSEGGTLIGTARCMAFYERPGRLTAAKNMVLSGIDALIICGGDGSLTGADKFRAEWPSLLEELVSKGELSTEQIAPYKHLNIVGLVGSIDNDLTGTDATIGCYSALARICEMVDYVEATASSHSRAFVVEVMGRHCGWLALMAGVATGADFVFIPERPREHDWQEDMKVVVRRHRDLGKRKTIVIVAEGARDKDGNKIGAEEIKNILADKSEGGLALDTRITTLGHVQRGGTAVAYDRMLATLQGVEAVKAVLEATPETETPFIAINENKIVRKPLMQAVAETKELAKAVDAKDFEKAMSLRDAEFADQWGSYMLTTNVMVDDSKLPEKDRMRIGFINVGAPAGGMNAAVRAAVAYCLSKGHEPLAIHNGFAGFARHHDDKPIGAVRPFDWLEVDGWASKGGSEIGTNRELPGESGMELIANLIEEHHFDALFLVGGFEAFHSVSQMRKARKDYPSLCIPMVILPATISNNVPGTEYSLGSDTCLNELVNYCDKIKQSASATRRRVFVIETQGGRSGYIATLAGLDVGASAVYIPEEGISLEMLNSDVNHLKEVFKKDKGQSRAGRLILVNEKSSKVYNAKLIADIIREEAHDRFESRESIPGHVQQGGVPSAMDRCRAVRLAIKCIQHLEGFGRNAHNHVKKDPKSASVIGIQGSEVVFNAMEELEEHGTDWPNRRPATAHWLGLSEVVDMLAGRPDYPKPEKSLTGLIAKDTKRGL, from the exons ATGgcccccaagaagaagatcgccGTCATGACCTCGGGAGGTGACTCCCCTGGCATGAACGCCGCTGTCCGAGCTGTTGTGCGCATGTCCCTTCACATGGGTTGCGACGCCTACTGCGTCTACGAGGGATATGAGGGTTTGGTGCAGGGAGGCGACTTCATCCGACAGATGCAGTGGAACGATGTCAGAGGCTACCTCTCTGAGGGTGGTACACTTATTGGTACTGCTCGATGCATGGCTTTCTACGAGCGTCCCGGTCGGTTAACGGCCGCCAAGAACATGGTTCTTTCTGGCATTGATGCTCTGATCATCTGCGGTGGTGACGGCTCCTTGACTGGTGCTGACAAGTTCCGAGCTGAGTGGCCTTCTCTGCTGGAAGAGCTCGTTTCCAAGGGAGAGCTGTCTACAGAACAAATAGCACCTTATAAGCATCTCAACATTGTTGGTCTCGTCGGCTCTATCGACAATGATCTCACAGGAACCGATGCGACCATTGGTTGCTACTCAGCACTCGCCCGTATTTGCGAGATGGTCGACTACGTCGAAGCGACAGCCTCTTCACACTCGCGTGCTTTCGTCGTCGAAGTCATGGGCCGACATTGTGGTTGGCTGGCCCTCATGGCCGGTGTCGCAACTGGTGCAGACTTTGTCTTTATTCCTGAAAGACCTCGTGAGCATGATTGGCAGGAAGATATGAAAGTCGTTGTGCGAAGG CATCGAGACCTTGGAAAGCGCAAGACCATTGTCATTGTCGCTGAAGGTGCCCGCGACAAGGACGGCAACAAGATCGGCGCCGAAGAAATCAAGAACATCTTAGCCGACAAGAGCGAGGGCGGTCTTGCTCTCGATACACGTATTACCACCCTCGGTCACGTCCAACGAGGCGGTACTGCCGTCGCATACGACCGAATGTTGGCTACCCTGCAGGGTGTTGAAGCCGTCAAGGCTGTCCTCGAAGCTACACCAGAGACCGAGACTCCTTTCATCGCTATTAACGAGAACAAGATTGTCCGCAAGCCTCTAATGCAAGCTGTGGCTGAGACCAAAGAACTCGCCAAGGCCGTTGATGCCAAAGACTTCGAGAAGGCCATGTCTCTTCGTGATGCCGAGTTCGCCGACCAATGGGGCTCTTATATGTTGACCACGAACGTCATGGTTGACGATTCTAAGCTGCCTGAAAAGGAT CGCATGCGAATTGGCTTCATCAATGTTGGTGCCCCTGCTGGTGGCATGAACGCTGCAGTACGTGCTGCTGTTGCGTACTGTCTTTCCAAGGGCCACGAGCCTCTGGCTATTCACAACGGTTTCGCTGGATTCGCGCGACACCACGATGACAAGCCTATCGGCGCTGTCCGCCCGTTCGACTGGCTCGAGGTTGACGGTTGGGCAAGCAAGGGCGGTTCCGAGATTGGTACAAACCGAGAGCTTCCTGGCGAGTCTGGTATGGAGTTGATTGCCAACCTGATCGAGGAGCACCACTTTGATGCTCTATTCCTTGTTGGTGGTTTCGAGGCCTTCCACTCCGTTTCTCAAATGCGCAAGGCCAGGAAGGACTACCCTTCTTTGTGCATCCCCATGGTTATTCTCCCCgccaccatctccaacaacGTTCCCGGAACCGAGTATTCTCTGGGCTCAGATACTTGCTTGAACGAGCTTGTCAACTACTgtgacaagatcaagcaatCAGCGTCCGCTACCCGTCGTCGTGTCTTCGTTATCGAGACTCAGGGTGGTCGCTCAGGCTACATCGCTACCCTGGCTGGCCTGGATGTTGGTGCCTCCGCTGTCTACATCCCCGAGGAAGGTATCTCTCTTGAGATGCTCAACTCCGATGTTAACCACCTCAAGGAGGTTttcaagaaggacaagggcCAGTCCCGTGCTGGACGCCTGATTCTCGTAAACGAGAAGTCCAGCAAGGTCTACAATGCTAAGCTCATTGCGGACATCATCCGCGAAGAGGCTCACGACCGGTTCGAGAGCCGAGAGAGTATTCCTGGTCACGTCCAGCAGGGTGGTGTTCCTTCCGCTATGGATCGTTGCCGAGCTGTTCGTCTGGCCATCAAGTGCATCCAGCATCTTGAGGGCTTTGGACGTAATGCTCATAACCACGTTAAGAAGGACCCCAAGAGTGCCTCTGTCATTGGTATCCAGGGCTCCGAGGTTGTGTTCAACGCAATGGAGGAGCTAGAGGAGCACGGCACAGATTGGCCCAACCGAAGACCTGCGACTGCCCACTGGCTGGGCCTGTCAGAGGTAGTAGACATGTTGGCGGGCCGTCCTGACTACCCTAAGCcggagaagagcttgacaGGGTTGATCGCAAAGGACACAAAACGTGGTCTGTAG